In a single window of the Acyrthosiphon pisum isolate AL4f chromosome X, pea_aphid_22Mar2018_4r6ur, whole genome shotgun sequence genome:
- the LOC103310004 gene encoding zinc finger and BTB domain-containing protein 20-like isoform X1: MPGYNPNAAAPKLCLSKNADGIIPCIWSDCGRAFKFKSHTIRHMILHAAIGFHECPTCKGRFRRKDGLTRHMREKHANNVQSFKCKLCLKAYRHKNTLTAHINQKHSDTNVLYECTLCQKKFQAKKNFNYHMSSHSNTPLVECDECGATRGERPGTNQKRCNIKT; this comes from the coding sequence atgccTGGGTACAATCCAAACGCTGCAGCGCCCAAATTATGTTTGAGTAAAAATGCGGATGGGATAATACCGTGTATATGGTCCGACTGTGGCAGGGCGTTTAAATTTAAGTCTCATACAATTAGGCATATGATTTTGCACGCTGCAATTGGATTCCATGAATGTCCCACATGTAAAGGCCGGTTCAGACGTAAAGATGGCCTGACGCGTCACATGAGAGAGAAACATGCAAATAATGTTCAATCATTTAAATGTAAGTTGTGCTTAAAAGCATACAGACATAAAAACACTTTGACAGCACATATTAATCAGAAACATTCAGACACAAATGTGTTATATGAATGCACACTGTGTCAAAAGAAATTTCaagccaaaaaaaattttaattatcatatgtCATCGCATTCAAATACACCACTCGTGGAGTGTGATGAGTGTGGTGCAACACGTGGAGAAAGACCAGGCACAAACCAAAAAAggtgtaatattaaaacttaa
- the LOC115033206 gene encoding uncharacterized protein LOC115033206 → MKFVLSFKKAHKYEVYECVIHWVKHELASRYDCLPKLMEHVRLPLISMQYIPKNLFNEQYFINIVLNSACWVPVVDMLGDRRCFGVGILSDCVVTDDTDAWSIETFSSTNINTINEAVVIDRSVYFNDK, encoded by the exons atgaaatttgttttaagttttaagaagGCGCATAAGTATGAG gtatatgaatgTGTTATTCATTGGGTGAAACATGAATTAGCTTCTAGATATGATTGTTTGCCTAAATTAATGGAACATGTTCGATTACCTTTAATTTCAATGCAATATATtccaaaaaatttgtttaatgaaCAATACTTCATAAATATAGTCCTAAAT TCAGCCTGTTGGGTACCAGTAGTTGATATGTTAGGTGATCGAAGATGTTTTGGAGTTGGCATTTTAAGTGATT GTGTTGTCACTGATGACACTGATGCCTGGTCCATTGAAACATTTTCGTCAACAAATATTAACACTATTAATGAAGCTGTAGTCATTGATAGATCAgtgtattttaatgataaatag
- the LOC103310004 gene encoding uncharacterized protein LOC103310004 isoform X2: protein MDVQAPGTTNCNVDAAAAQKLDEMDVESEASTSSSDTGNVESTCEESDEDSDTSNDVSLGLHAPATTSSKGDYIDGGHAKKCDTPLLVTENNCQRANELGVQAPATTSSKGVNIDEDVESSVSTCSDESVTDK from the exons atGGACGTACAGGCTCCAGGAACCACCAATTGTAATGTGGATGCTGCAGCCGCTCAAAAACTTGATG AGATGGACGTTGAATCCGAAGCAAGCACCAGCAGCAGCGACACTGGAAATGTAGAAAGTACATGTGAGGAAAGTGATGAGGACAGTGACACTAGTAACGACGTCTCTCTGGGCCTACATGCTCCAGCAACCACCAGTAGTAAAGGTGACTATATTGATGGTGGCCATGCTAAAAAATGTGACACACCACTTCTGGTCACAGAAAACAATTGTCAACGGGcaaatg aactGGGCGTACAGGCTCCAGCAACCACCAGTAGTAAAGGTGTCAATATCGACGAGGACGTTGAATCTTCAGTAAGCACCTGTAGTGATGAAAGTGTGACTGACAAGTGA